Proteins encoded within one genomic window of Bombina bombina isolate aBomBom1 chromosome 1, aBomBom1.pri, whole genome shotgun sequence:
- the ZFP36L1 gene encoding mRNA decay activator protein ZFP36L1 → MSTALMSPTIFDLSEVLCKSNKMLNYNNNLISPTTTNVPLMDRKAVGTPAIMGFSRRHSVTIPNSKFNQNQFINSLKMEPSTAVGNKENKFRDRSFSENGERLLQKPGGQVNSSRYKTELCRPFEENGACKYGDKCQFAHGIHELRSLTRHPKYKTELCRTFHTIGFCPYGPRCHFIHNAEERRLVSGRDQAQFSLSGSKMERPRLQHSFSFAGFPTTNGLLDSPTSITPPPILSTEDLMNSPTLPDCASNPFTFSSQELASLFAPSMGMQMPLSNSNAPGSPTSYLFRPMSESPQIFDSPPSPQDSLSDQEGYLSSSSSGSDSPTLDTTKRLPIFSRLSVSDD, encoded by the exons ATGTCTACAGCATTGATGTCCCCTACAATTTTTGACCTAAGTGAAGTTTTATGCAAG AGCAACAAAATGCTGAACTACAACAATAATTTAATAAGCCCAACAACTACAAATGTTCCTCTGATGGACAGAAAAGCAGTTGGGACACCAGCAATAATGGGCTTTTCACGAAGGCATTCTGTTACAATACCCAATTCCAAGTTCAATCAAAACCAGTTTATTAATAGCCTTAAGATGGAGCCCTCTACAGCTGTGGGTAATAAGGAGAACAAATTCAGAGATCGCTCATTTTCTGAGAATGGGGAGAGGCTGCTCCAGAAGCCTGGGGGACAGGTGAACTCCAGTCGCTACAAGACAGAGTTATGCCGTCCATTTGAAGAGAATGGCGCCTGCAAGTATGGAGACAAGTGTCAGTTTGCCCATGGAATCCATGAGCTGAGAAGCTTGACCAGACACCCCAAGTACAAGACAGAGCTGTGTCGCACTTTTCACACCATTGGGTTTTGTCCTTATGGACCAAGATGTCACTTCATACATAATGCAGAAGAACGGCGCTTGGTGTCTGGAAGAGACCAAGCACAGTTCTCCCTTTCTGGCTCAAAGATGGAAAGACCAAGGCTCCAACACAGCTTCAGTTTTGCTGGCTTCCCTACAACCAATGGGCTGCTGGACAGCCCTACTTCCATCACCCCTCCACCCATTCTTAGCACTGAAGACCTGATGAATTCTCCAACCTTGCCAGACTGTGCCAGCAACCCTTTCACATTCTCCAGCCAGGAGCTTGCAAGCTTGTTTGCCCCAAGCATGGGAATGCAGATGCCTTTAAGCAATTCCAATGCTCCTGGGTCCCCTACTTCTTATCTTTTTCGACCTATGTCTGAGTCTCCACAGATTTTTGATTCTCCTCCAAGCCCTCAAGATTCCCTCTCGGATCAAGAAGGCTACCTGAGCAGCTCCAGCAGTGGCTCAGACTCTCCAACTCTTGACACCACTAAACGTCTTCCCATTTTTAGCAGACTGTCTGTTTCTGATGATTAA